Below is a window of Saccharomonospora viridis DSM 43017 DNA.
GATCAGCGACGGCACGTTCAGCACGTCGGAGGCCAACCGCGCGGCGTTCAGCGTGCGCTCGTGCTGCTTGGTGGGGATGAGCACCTTGCCACCGAGGTGCCCGCACTTCTTCTCGGACGCGAGCTGGTCCTCCCAGTGCACGCCCGCGGCTCCCGCGGCGATCATGCCCTTCATCAGCTCGAACGCGTTGAGCGGACCGCCGAAACCGGCTTCGGCGTCAGCGACGATCGGCGCGAACCAGTCGATGTCGGTGTTGCCTTCGGCCCAGCTGATCTGGTCGGCGCGCATCAGCGCGTTGTTGATGCGGCGCACCACGGCCGGAACGGAGTTGGCCGGGTAGAGGCTCTGGTCGGGGTAGGTCTGGCCCGCCAGGTTGGCGTCCGCCGCGACCTGCCAGCCCGACAGGTAGATGGCCTTGAGGCCCGCGCGGACCTGCTGCACGGCCTGGTTGCCCGTGAGGGCACCCAGCGCGTGGACGTAGTCCTCGGTGTGGAGCAGATTCCACAGCTTCTCGGCACCGCGCCGGGCGAGGGTGTGCTCCTCGACCACGCTGCCCCGCAGCCTGACGACGTCCGCCGCGGAGTAGGACCGCTTCACACCACGCCAGCGGGGGTTGGTCTTCCACTCCTGCTCCAGGGCCGCCGCTTCCTGCTCCAAGCGAGCCGACTGGGTCTTCTGGGTCTCCGCCATCGTGTTCTCCAACTTTGCGAACGTTGCGATCACTCGCCTGTTAACCGGGACCATGACATGTGCAGGGAAAACGGCGCCAGATCTCCAACTTGCCAAGTTGTGCTAATTTTTCGTAGCATTTTGCAAACGTTGCGAACCCTGAGGTTCACAACGACGTGGATTCCGGGTTCTTGATCGTTCCCGGCAAGGAAGTCCTTCACGGGGGATTCGATTCAGTGAGCAAGACTTTCGCCGGAGCGCGACTGCGTCATCTGCGAGAAAGCCGGTCGATGAGCCAAGCCGAGCTGGCTCGACTGCTCGAAATCTCACCGAGTTACCTCAACCAGATCGAGCACAACACCCGTCCGCTGACCGTTCCGGTACTGCTTCGCATCACCGAAGCGTTCGGTGTGGACGCCGAGTTCTTCGCCAACAACGACACCTCCCGACTTGTCGCCGACGTCCGAGAGGCACTGTTGGACGAGTCGGTCAACGCCGACGTCTCCCCCGGGGAGATCAACGACTTGGCGAAGAACCTGCCCTCGGTGGCGCAGGCACTGGTCAAGTTGCACCGCAACTACCGCAACGCCATCGAGGCCACCGCGGCGCTCGTCACCGAGGACGGGCGCGGCACCCACGGCAGCCCCGCGGCACCCCTCCCCCACGAGGAGGTGCGGGACTTCTTCTACGAGCGCGAGAACTACGTCGCCGAACTCGACGAACGCGCCGAGAAGATGTACGAGGAACTGGGCCTGCGTCGAGACGAGATCCGAAACGGACTGCGCGATCGCCTGGCCGAACACTACGGCGTCACCGTGACCACCGAGGGACTCAACCTCGCCGCGGGCGAACAACACCGTTACGAACCCGACGCGAAGGTGCTGCGACTGGCGCCGACACTGCGCATCGGACAGCAGGCGTTCCGCATGGCCTCGCAGATCGCGCTGCTGGAGTACGACGACCTGATCACCGAACTGGCCGATTCGTGGGCGTTCTCGGGCCCACCGGCACGCTCGTTGGCGCGGGTGGGCCTGGCGAACTACTTCGCGGGCGCGCTGATCCTGCCCTACAAGGCGTTCCTCAGCGCGGCCGAACGGTTCCGCTACGACATCGAGTTGCTGTGCGAGCACTTCGGTGTCGGATTCGAGACGGTGTGCCACCGCCTGTCCACGTTGCAACGGCCCAAGATGCGCGGTATTCCGTTCTCGTTCGTCCGGGTCGACCGCGCGGGCAACATGTCGAAGCGCCAATCGGCCGCCGGGTTCCACTTCTCCCGCGTGGGCGGTGCTTGTCCGTTGTGGGTCATCTACGAGGCGTTCACCCGCCCCGGCAAGATCCTCCCCCAGGTCGTGACGCTGCCGGACGGCAAAAGCTACTTCTGGATCGCGCGCACCGTCTCCCGCAACATCGGCGGGTACGGCAGTCCGGGGAAGATGTTCTCGGTGGGACTCGGCTGCGAACTACGCCACGCCCACCGACTGGTCTACTCCGCGGGGTTGAACCTCGACGACAAGTCCGCAGCCACCCCCATCGGCATGGGCTGCAAGGTGTGTGAACGTCCCGCCTGCCCCCAACGGGCGTTCCCGACGATCGGCAAGGAACTGACAGTGGACGAGAACACCAGCACGTTCGTCCCGTATCCCGCGGTACCGAAGACGGACTGATCCCGACCGAGCCCCGTCCGGGGTGCGATCTCACCGCCATGGGGAGGCGCTCAGGGGGACCGCACCCCGGTCATCGGCCTCGATCAGTGCGAGGCCACCGTCCGTGTGTCGTCGATGACGCTACCGATACTCGGACCACGCGGCGGGATCGCGTCGTAGTCGGCCGGGTCGAGCTGGTTCACCCGGCCGCTGGCCACCGCGGAGAGCATCCCGTCGAGTCCGATGTAGACAGCCCTGGTCAACGCCGCGCGATACTGCTGGCCGAGCGTCTGGGTCTGTCCGCGCACCTCGAACAACACCGTGCCGCTTCCGTTGAGCGCGAAACTCCCGAGCCCGGTCCCCGGCAGGTGGAGATCCTGAGGGTAGAGCGTGACGTTGCCGAACAACGGTCGGTTGTTCGCCGCCCCCTGCAGCGCGTTGTAGACCGCGACGTTGAGCCGTTTGGAGTAGTCCAGGTCGTAGTCCGCGGCGTACTGCTCGTATCCCGGCGTGGTGGCCGGATCGTCGACGAACTTGCCGGAGATCGACAGGGTGACGAATTCGTCCGGGTCGTCCGGCATCACGTAGCACGCGCCCTGGTGGTGCAGGTCGACGTAGACGTCCACCTTGCCGAATTCGGCCTGCAACCCACGGTAGACGTCTCGCACCGTCCTACTCTCCGGTGTGATGTACCACCCGGGGGACTCGGAACTACCGGGGAAGTCCTCGGCACGCGGCACGTAGTTCAGATCCGGGTGATAGTCACGGTTGACGTCGAACCCGGGCCGCTCCGAATAGTCGTCCCCCTGGAGCGTGCCGGTGTAGTAGTTCCAGGCGGGCTCGCTCCCCCGCAGCTGCGGGAACCGAGCCGTCACCTCCTCCCACGTCATGTCATTGCCGCGCCGGTCCAGTTCGGCACCGTCGGGGTTGATCTTCGGGATCGCGACGATGGTCAGTTCGTCAAGCCACCGCCGTGCCTTCGCCGAGTCACTGGTGGCCAGCCAGTCCAACAGGTCGAGTATGGCGTCGGTACCGGTCTTCTCGTTGCCGTGGATCTCGCTGGTGATCAGTACCGCCTTGGGGCCCGTCCCCGCCCTCGCGCTCCAGATCTCGCGCCCGCGGTTGCTCATGCCGATCTGCTGGACGTCCACCTTGCCGTCGCTGATCCGCTCGATGCGGTCCAGCTCGATGCCGAGTTCGCGATGGTCGGTGAACTCGTTGATCGGCAGGTCACGCGGCTCGTCGCTGCACTCCTGAGCCGCGGAGACGAACGCCTCGTCCGTTGCCCGAGGACGATCGAGCTGGGTCGAGTAGGCGGGTACCTCGGAGAGGTCGGTCGACTCCGCGATGGCCGGGGAAGCGGTCGCGAGCAACGCGAACACTCCAGCGCCGACCAGCGCCGCCCGCGCGGGGCGTCTGATTGCTACCACGGGTGACTCCGAAAGGACAGGGACCACTCCTTGCTGAGAGTGATCACGACGTCACGGACGGAAGTTAGTTGTAGCAACGAACGTCCCCGCCGAAAAGGGCCGGGAAGGGCAGGCGTCGGGTTTGCCTGTTTCACAGCGACGCTCGACTACGCCCACGTTCGACGTGCTCGTGCCACCTTTCACGCTGCGGACACGGCGACACAATCTGCGGACACAGCTGCACAGGCTGCGGACACGATTGCGCAGCCTGCGGACACAGCTGCACAGGCTGCGGACACGGTGACACAGGCTGCGGACACGATTGCGCAGCCTGCGGACACAGCTGCACAGCCTGCGGACACGGTGACACAGGCTGCGGACACGGAGTACGGGTGGGCGTTAAGTGGCTTCGCCGAGGGTCTTCTTCAACGCCTTGTTCGCCTTGCGGGCCATGTCCTTGATGGCCTCGCGGCGTTCGGCGTCGGCCTCGTAGTCGGCCTTGCGGTCCCGCACCACACGCGCCGGCGCCCCGACCGCGATGCCGTAGTCGGGGATGTCACCACGCACGACGGCGTGGGCCCCCAGCACACAGCCCCGTCCCACGCGGGTTCCCCGCAGCACCGACACCTTGGTGCCGATCCACGTGTCGGGACCGATCCGCACCGGGGACTTCACGATGCCCTGATCCTTGATGGGCACGGTGATGTCCGACGTCACATGGTCGAAGTCGCAGATGTAGACCCAGTCGGCGACGAGGGTGGCCGCGCCGATCTCGATGTCGAGATAGCCGTTGACCACGTTCTGGCGGCCGAACACCACCTTGTCGCCGATACGCAGTGAGCCCTCGTGGCAACGGATGGCGTTGCCGTCACCGATGTGCACCCAACGTCCGATCTCCATCCGGCCGTAGCCGGGACGGCAGTGGATCTCCACGTCCCGTCCGAGGAACACCATCCCGCGCAGGATGATGTGTGGATTGGCGATCCGGAACTTGAGCAGCCGCCAGTAGCGCACCAGGTACCACGGCGTGAAGGCACGATTGCGCCATACCCAGCGCAACGACTCGACCGTGAGAAACCGTGCCTGTCGAGGATCACGCCGGGCCCGGCGCCATGCCTGCACCCGCGACAACACGGGAGAGCCCCACATCGACGTCATGGGGTGACCGTAACGTGTGTATCGCGAGCACGGACGAGGGAGTGACGCGTGGGCACCAAGCTGATCATCGACACCGACCCGGGAGTGGACGACGCCTTCGCCATCGCGTTGGCAGCGCAGTCCGACGACGTCGAGCTGCTGGGCGTGACGACGGTGTTCGGCAACGTGCCGATCGAGACGACCACCCGTAACGCGCGCCGGATACTGGCGCTGTGCAAGCGTGGCGACGTCCCGGTGGCGGAGGGTGCCGCCCGCCCGCTCGTGCATCCCCACCTGCGCAGGGCGAAGTACGTACACGGCCTCGACGGCTTGTCGGGGCGTTCGGCGGCGCTGCCCGAAGCGGAACGTCCCGTCGAACCCGGGGGCGCGGTGCGGCTCCTGTCCCGACTGCTGGAAAGCTCCACGGAACCGGTGACGATCGTGCCGATCGGACCGCTCACGAACATCGCCACGCTCCTGGCGGCCCGCCCGGATCTACACCACAGGATCGCCAGGTTGGTGATCATGGGCGGTGCGCTGACGCACGGCAATTCCAGCGCCGCGGCCGAGTTCAACGTCTGGAGTGACCCGGAGGCCGCGCACCGGGTGCTCACAGGCGGGGAGGTGCCGTGCGTGCTGGTGCCCATGGACCTCACCTATCGCTGCGCAGTGGACAGGGAGTGGCTCGACACACTCGCGGCCTCGGGATCGCTCGGGGCCGCGCTGGCCGCGCTGACCCCCGACTATCTCGCCCACTACCGCAAAGCGCTCGGCTGGGAAGGCATGGTGCTGCACGACGCGGTGGCGGTCGCGGAGGCCATCCGCCCCGGAATACTGCGCACCGAATCGCTGCCCGTCTCGGTGGAGACGTCGTTCGGACCCGCCCGTGGCGCGACGGTGGTCGACCGGCGTCGTCCCGAAGTACGGGCCGAGACCGAGGTACCCGACGGGGTCACATCGGTGGACGTCGCCGTGGACGCCGACCTGGACGCTCTTCGCGCGTTTCTCCTGGAGCGGCTCACACTGCGCTGATCGCACCACCCGATGCGAGGAGCCATTCGTTCGCACCAACGCGGGATGCCCTCACGCACCGTGGCCTTTCAGTGCTTATCCTGTGCCCATGAGGGCTGTCGGCGGACCGCGGATCCGAAAGCTGTTGCTCGCGGTGTTATCGGCAGCGGTCGCCGTGAGCGTGTTCGTCGTGGCACTGCGCCTCACCCCGCAGAGCGCCGAGAGCACAGCGGCCTCACCGCCGAGTTCGGACCCGAGTCCGTCGTCGGTTCCGTCCACACCGCCGAGCGCCGAGCCACCGACGTCGTCGGTTCCCCCCACGTCGAGACTGCGCTTCGAGGAGTGGGTGGACGACGTGGCCGACTGGCTCGACATCCCGCACCGGGCGATGCACGCCTATGCGACCGCGACGGTGCTGCTGACCGAGGAACAACCCGACTGTCACCTGTCGTGGGTGACGCTGGCCGGAGTCGGTCGCACGGCCACCGATCACGGTCGGGTGAACGGGGGCACGATCACCGAGGACGGCACCATGTCCGAGCCCATCGACACGGTGGAGGTCCGCGACTTCGCCGGCGACCTGGTGTCCGTACCCGGCGCGGCGGGACCGCTGCAGCTTTCACCGGACGTCTGGGAACGTTTCAAGGCAAGCCCCACCGAGGGGACCCCGGACATCCAGAACATCGACGACGCCGCTTTGACGGCGGGCAGGGCGATGTGCGCGGGTGGTCGGGACCTCTCCGACGGCGACGGCTGGTTGGACGGCGTGTCGGTGCTGCAGGACGAACCGTTGTTTCTGCATCGCGTGTTGGCCACCGCCAACGTCTACGGCACAGTGGGCGAGAACCGCAGCGAACCGAACACCGCCGCGTTGCAGGCCGTCATGTTCGCCGTCGACAAGATCGGCCTGCCGTACGTGTGGGGCGGTAACGGCGAGGAAGCCGGTCACGACGGTTTCGACTGCTCGGGGCTGACCACGGCCGCGTACGCCAGCGCCGGGATCACACTGATGCGCACGGCGCACACGCAGTACCACAGTGTCCCGTTGGTGCCCGCCGACGAGGAACTGCAACTCGGGGACCTCGTGTTCTTCGGCGATCCCGCGACCAAGATCCATCACGTGGGCATCTACATCGGCAACCGACAGATGATCGACGCGCCGACCTTCGGCCAGGCCGTGCAGGTGCACAACTATCGCAAGCCGGGCGACAACTACGCGGGCGCGGGCAGGCCGACCGCGGCGTAGTACGCATCCAGCGGCCTCAACCGCCGACGTAGGCCGCCAGGTGGGCACCGGTGAGTGTGGACCGATCGGCGACGAGCTCCCTCGGGGTGCCCTCGAAGACGATCCGACCTCCCTCGTGGCCGGCTCCGGGACCGAGGTCGATGATCCAGTCGGCGTGCGCCATGACGGCCTGGTGATGCTCGACGACGATGACCGACTTCCCCTCCTCGACGAGCCGGTCGAGGAGACCGAGCAACTGCTCGACGTCGGCGAGGTGCAAGCCGGCGGTCGGTTCGTCCAGGACGAGGATCCCACCCCTCTCCCCCGGGTGCGTCGCGAGTTTGAGCCGCTGTCGTTCCCCACCGGACAGTGTCGTGAGCGGTTGGCCGAGGGTGAGATAGCCGAGTCCCACGTCCACGAGTCGTTGAAGGATCCTGTGGGCCGCGGGGACACGCGCTTCACCGGCGCCGAAGAACTCCCCGGCCTCGTCCACCGACATCGCGAGCACCTCGCTGATGTCACGTCCCCCGAATTCGTATTCGAGTACCGAGGGCTGGAACCGCTTCCCCTCGCATTCCTCACAGGTGACGGCCACCCCGGCCATCATCCCCAGGTCGGTGTGGAGGAAACCGACGCCGTTGCAGGTGGGGCAGGCGCCTTCGGAGTTCGGGCTGAACAGTCCCGGCTTCACACCGTTGGCCTTCGCGAACGCCTTGCGGATCGGGTCGAGCAATCCGGTGTAGGTCGCCGGGTTGCTGCGTCGCGAGCCGCGGATCGGTGTCTGGTCCACCGCGACCACACCCACATCGGCGGGCAGCGAGGAATGCACCAACGAACTCTTGCCCGAACCCGCGACCCCGGTGACGGCGACCAGCACGCCGAGCGGGATGTCGACGTCGATGTCGCGCAGGTTGTGCGTGTTCGCCCCACGGACCGGAAGCCGACCGGTGGGTGTCCGCACGGTCTTTTTGAGGGCGGTCCGGTCGTCGAGATGGCGGCCGGTGAGGGTACCGCTGCCCCGCAACCCCGCGACGGTGCCCTCGAAACAGACCGAGCCGCCCGCGGCACCCGCTCCCGGGCCGAGGTCGACGACGTGGTCGGCGATCGCGATGACCTCCGGCTCGTGTTCCACGACGAGCACCGTGTTCCCCTTGTCGCGCAACCGCAGCAGCAGCTCGTTCATCCGCTGGATGTCATGAGGGTGCAGACCGGTGGTCGGCTCGTCGAAGACGTAGGTGACGTCGGTCAGCGGAGAACCGAGGTGGCGGACCATCTTGACGCGCTGCGCCTCACCACCCGACAGGGTGCCCGACGGTCGGTCGAGCGAGAGGTATCCGAGCCCGATCTCCACGAACGAGTCGAGCGTGTCCTGCAAGGCGGCCAGCAGCGGCGCCGTCGTCTCCCGCACCCGACTCCCACCGGATTCGCGGAGCCCGCGCACCCATTCGGCCAGGTCGCTGACCTGCATCGCGCAGGCGTCGGCGATGTTGATCCCCTCGATCCTCGACGGGCGGGCCGTCTCGGACAGCCGGGTGCCGTCGCACTCCGGACAGGTGGTGAACTTCACCGCGCGTTCCACGAACGCCCGGATGTGCGGCTGCATCGCCTCCTTGTCCTTGGACAGGAACGACTTCTGGAACTTCGGGATCAGCCCCTCGTAGGTGAGGTTGACACCGCCGATCCTCACCTTGGTCGGCTCCTTGTACAGGAAGGCGTCGAGTTCCTCCTTCGTGTAGTCCCGGATCGGTTTGTCGGGGTCGACGAACCCCGACTCGGCGTAGAGCCGCACCGTCCAGAAGCTGTCCGACTTCCAGCCGGGGATGGTGAACGCCCCCTCGGAGATCGACTTGGACTCGTCGTAGAGCTGGGTGAGGTCGATGTCGGAGATCGTGCCCAGCCCCTCACAGCGCGGACACATGCCGCCGGTGATGCTGAACCCGCGTCGCTCCTTCACCTTCCTTCCGCCCCGCTCCAGCGTGACCGCACCCGCTCCGCTGATCGAGGCGACGTTGAACGAGAAGGCCTGGGGCGAGCCGATGTGCGGCCGGCCGAGCCGGCTGAACAGGATGCGCAGCATCGCCCCCGTGTCGGTCGCGGTGCCGACCGTGGACCGGGGGTCGGAGCCCAGCCGCTGCTGGTCCACGATGATCGCGGCCGTCAACCCGTCCAACACGTCGACGTCGGGCCGCGCCGAATGCGGCATGAAGCCCTGCACGAAAGCGCTGTAGGTCTCGTTGACCAACCGCTGTGACTCCGCGGCGATCGTGTCGAACACGAGGGAGCTCTTGCCCGAGCCGGACACACCGGTGAACACGGTCAGCCGACGTTTCGGGATCTCGACGGTGAGGTTTTTGAGGTTGTTCACGCGCGCGCCGTGCACCCGGATCGTGTCGTGGCTGTCGGCGGCGGGTATCGCGGGCGATGAGTCCTTGGTCACAATTGGAAACCCTATGGCGGGCACCGACACTCTCGGGCGGGCAAATACGGTCGTGCCGACGGCCTCGAACCCGAGCCGATCGGACCGGAGGTCGAGACGGTGTCCGGTCGCCTCGCCCCGCACGGCACCGCGGCCCAGCGACGCGATCACGTCCCCGCTCAGCGCCCCACCATCGCCGAGGGATCTTCGAGACACTCGGTGATACGGCCGTAGTGAAAAACCAGACCTCCGGTGAGGAACCCACCATGCGCGAGGCCTTGCGCCGTGACCTGACCGTCGCCCTCAAAGCTCGCGACCGAGTACGAGGAGAGGGGCCGCACCGACCACGCCGACCGGCTCCGCGCCGAGGCCGAGGTGCTGAGTCGACACCTCGCCTGATATCCGGCCGAAGACCCGGTCGCCCGACGACAGCCCCCTCGAAGGCGGGCGTCTCAACCCTGCTCGGCGTCGCGCTGCGCCGGGACCCGCTCCGCACGACACACGAACGCCGTGGGGGCACGACCGATGCGGGTGAGCACCACGCTCACCTCGTTGGCCCCCCGTGGTTTGAGCCTGCGACGCAACGCGTCGGGGTCGATGTCGAGACCCCGCACCAGGATCTCCAACCGGCCCACGTCGTGTCGCCGCAACGCCGCTCGCAGCGCCTTCTCGCTGTAGCGGCCCGACTCCAGCACCCGAAACGCCCGTACCCCCGGCGGCGGCGTGTCCCCGGTGAGGTAGGCGATGCGTGGATCGAGCTGCCACAGCCCGTGCCGGGCGGCGTAGTGCCGCACCAGTCCGGCCCGCACCACGGCGCCGTCGGGGTCGACGATCCACTCGCCCACCTCGTCCACCCCGACGTCGTCGGGTTCGGCATCGGTGATCGACCACGCCTCACCGGTGGAGTTCAGCACGGTGGCCCGCCGTGACGCGGTGGCCAGTCCCTCGCTGTACAGACTCGCCTCACGCACGCGACCGTCCAACGAGATGATCTCCACTTCACGCGCCCAGGGGGCGACCTGTGGATCAAGGCCCGGCGAGCACTTCACCACCAGCTCGCGCCCCGCGTACACCGAGGCGAGGTCGTCGAGCGCGGGCACGAAGTCCTCCGGCCGCCAACGTCGTCGTCCTGATGCGTCCCGACGCGCGGGATCGGCGACCACCACGGTGTCCCGGGTCACGGGGCGCAGTGCGTCCGCCCGCACGAGCGCGGGCCGCACCCCGGACACCGCGCAATTGTGCTCGGCCATCGCCAGTCGCACCGCGTCCACATCGGACCCCACGCAGCGGCGTGCCGTGCGGGCCAGCTCCACCAGATCGGCCCCCACCGAACACGTCACGTCGTGCACGTCGCGTCCCGCCAACCGCTTCGCCCGATACGCGGCAACGGCGGACGCGCTCGCCTGCTGCAACGCCTCGTCGGTGAACAGCCACCGGCAACCGCCGTCCACCTTGTCCCCGGCTTTGCGGCGGAGCAGCAGGGTCTCCAGCACCGCGGCGGCGTACCGGGCACCGACCACACGACGTGCGGCGGCCACGTCGGAGAGCCTGCTCGACTCCGTGAGGTCGAGCCCGGAACACGCCTCCAACGCCGCACCGCCCTCCCGCGAACGCAGGAACGCGACGTCGTCGAGCGAGAAGGCGTACGACACCTACAGTTCCGTGGGCGCGGCCGGTTTCGTGCCGGTGATCATCACGTTGTAGAACAGCTCCCTCGGCAGCACCTTGGACAGCACCTTGCGGTCCAGGGCCGACAACCGCAGCCAGGTGTGGTAGGCGAACAACCGCCACCGCAACGTCAGCTTCTCCTGCGGAACGGCGGCCTCGAACGTCCGCACGGGCCACCCCACCAAAGCGGCGCTGAACTCGTCCGTCACCGCCCGCACGTCCACCGCCCCGGCACCGAGCGCCATCCGCTCCAATTCGGAGGGATCGAACGTGTGCAGGTCGACCACCGCCTCCAACGCCGCCGCCCGAGACGACTCGTCGAGCTCCCGCTGCGGACGACGCCAGTCACGCAGCGGTGGCAGCTTGGTGATGTTCGTGGTCAACCACCAGGTGAGCCTGCCGAGTCTGCGGGCGTAGAAGTCACCGATCTTGGTCGGTTCGCCCGCGAAGACGAACCGACCGCCGGGCTTGAGCACTCGCAGCACCTCGCGGAACGCGGCCCGCACGTCGGGGATGTGATGCAGCACCGCGTGTCCGACCACGAGGTCGAAACTGTTGTCGTCGTACGGGATGCGTTCGGCGTCGGCCACACGGCCGTCCACGTCGAGTCCGAGGTTCTTCGCGTTGCGCAACGCGACCTGCACCATGCCCGGCGACAGGTCGGTCACCGACCCCTTCTTGATGACCCCGCCCTGCATGAGGTTCAGGAGGAAGAACCCGGTGCCGCTGCCCAGTTCCATGGCATGGCCGTAGGGCTGGTCCTGCGTGCCCGCGACGGCGTTGAACACCTCGGTGGCGTACGAGATGCACCGCTCGTCGTAGGAGATCGACCACTTCTCGTCGTAGGTGCCCGCCTCCCAGTCGTGGTAGAGCACATTGGCGAGCTTGGGGTCGTGGTAGGCGGCCTGAACCTCCTCGGCGGTGGCGTGCGGATTCGGCGCGGGATCGGACACCTGGGTCACGTCACTTCCCCTCGAAGGTGGCCTTGCCCGGCCCGTTCTCGATGAACGACTGCATACCGCGCTTCTGGTCCTCGGTCGCCCACAGGCCGGTGAACAGCTGGGTCTCCAGCTTCAACCCGTTGCGCAGGTCCATGTCGAGACCGGCGTCGATGGCGATCTTCGCCGCCCGCAGCGCCACGGCCGGGCCGTTCACGAACTGCGAGGCCCACCGATGCGCGGCGGCGTACACCTCGTCGGGCGCCACGACCTCGTCGACCAGACCGATGGCCAGCGCCTCCTCGGCCTTGACGAACCGGCCGGTGAACACGATGTCCTTGGCCCGGCTCGGTCCCACCAACCTGGCGAGTCGTTGGGTACCGCCCGCTCCGGGGATGATGCCGAGCTGGATCTCCGGCTGTCCCACCTTGACGTTGTCGCCCGCCACCCTGCGGTCGGCGGTCAACGCCAGCTCGAGCCCACCACCCAGCGCGTAACCGGTGATCGCGGCGACCGTGGGCTTCGGCAGCTCCGCGATCAGGGTCAACGACTCCGACAGCGCCGTGCCGAACCGCTGCATCTCGACATAGGACTTCGCGGCCATCTCCTTGATGTCGGCGCCGCCCGCGAAGGTCTTCTCCCCGCCGTAGAGGATGACGGCCCGCACGTCGTCGCGCTCCGCCGCTTCCTTCGCGGCCTCGGCCAGTTCCGCCTGCACCTGGTTGTTCAGGGCGTTCACCGGCGGCCGGTCCAGCCGGATGGTGCCGACACCCGCGTCGACCTCGAGACGCACGAACTCGCCCACGCCTTCCTCCTTCGTTACCGCGATCGGGGACCGACCGGATCGGTCTCCGCTTTCACCCTCCCGCAGGCTACCCGCCGGTAAAAGAGGTTATCGACGTCGGGCGAAGTAGCGGTCCCCCGAACGTTGCAGCATCAGTTCCTGTCCGAACGCCTGCGACAGGTTCTCACTGGTCAACACGTCGTCCATGAGACCGGCCGCCACGACCCGACCCCCCGACAGCAACAACGCGTGGGTG
It encodes the following:
- a CDS encoding NlpC/P60 family protein, producing the protein MRAVGGPRIRKLLLAVLSAAVAVSVFVVALRLTPQSAESTAASPPSSDPSPSSVPSTPPSAEPPTSSVPPTSRLRFEEWVDDVADWLDIPHRAMHAYATATVLLTEEQPDCHLSWVTLAGVGRTATDHGRVNGGTITEDGTMSEPIDTVEVRDFAGDLVSVPGAAGPLQLSPDVWERFKASPTEGTPDIQNIDDAALTAGRAMCAGGRDLSDGDGWLDGVSVLQDEPLFLHRVLATANVYGTVGENRSEPNTAALQAVMFAVDKIGLPYVWGGNGEEAGHDGFDCSGLTTAAYASAGITLMRTAHTQYHSVPLVPADEELQLGDLVFFGDPATKIHHVGIYIGNRQMIDAPTFGQAVQVHNYRKPGDNYAGAGRPTAA
- a CDS encoding short-chain fatty acyl-CoA regulator family protein, producing the protein MSKTFAGARLRHLRESRSMSQAELARLLEISPSYLNQIEHNTRPLTVPVLLRITEAFGVDAEFFANNDTSRLVADVREALLDESVNADVSPGEINDLAKNLPSVAQALVKLHRNYRNAIEATAALVTEDGRGTHGSPAAPLPHEEVRDFFYERENYVAELDERAEKMYEELGLRRDEIRNGLRDRLAEHYGVTVTTEGLNLAAGEQHRYEPDAKVLRLAPTLRIGQQAFRMASQIALLEYDDLITELADSWAFSGPPARSLARVGLANYFAGALILPYKAFLSAAERFRYDIELLCEHFGVGFETVCHRLSTLQRPKMRGIPFSFVRVDRAGNMSKRQSAAGFHFSRVGGACPLWVIYEAFTRPGKILPQVVTLPDGKSYFWIARTVSRNIGGYGSPGKMFSVGLGCELRHAHRLVYSAGLNLDDKSAATPIGMGCKVCERPACPQRAFPTIGKELTVDENTSTFVPYPAVPKTD
- a CDS encoding nucleoside hydrolase, with the protein product MGTKLIIDTDPGVDDAFAIALAAQSDDVELLGVTTVFGNVPIETTTRNARRILALCKRGDVPVAEGAARPLVHPHLRRAKYVHGLDGLSGRSAALPEAERPVEPGGAVRLLSRLLESSTEPVTIVPIGPLTNIATLLAARPDLHHRIARLVIMGGALTHGNSSAAAEFNVWSDPEAAHRVLTGGEVPCVLVPMDLTYRCAVDREWLDTLAASGSLGAALAALTPDYLAHYRKALGWEGMVLHDAVAVAEAIRPGILRTESLPVSVETSFGPARGATVVDRRRPEVRAETEVPDGVTSVDVAVDADLDALRAFLLERLTLR
- a CDS encoding acyltransferase; amino-acid sequence: MTSMWGSPVLSRVQAWRRARRDPRQARFLTVESLRWVWRNRAFTPWYLVRYWRLLKFRIANPHIILRGMVFLGRDVEIHCRPGYGRMEIGRWVHIGDGNAIRCHEGSLRIGDKVVFGRQNVVNGYLDIEIGAATLVADWVYICDFDHVTSDITVPIKDQGIVKSPVRIGPDTWIGTKVSVLRGTRVGRGCVLGAHAVVRGDIPDYGIAVGAPARVVRDRKADYEADAERREAIKDMARKANKALKKTLGEAT
- a CDS encoding M14 family zinc carboxypeptidase — its product is MVAIRRPARAALVGAGVFALLATASPAIAESTDLSEVPAYSTQLDRPRATDEAFVSAAQECSDEPRDLPINEFTDHRELGIELDRIERISDGKVDVQQIGMSNRGREIWSARAGTGPKAVLITSEIHGNEKTGTDAILDLLDWLATSDSAKARRWLDELTIVAIPKINPDGAELDRRGNDMTWEEVTARFPQLRGSEPAWNYYTGTLQGDDYSERPGFDVNRDYHPDLNYVPRAEDFPGSSESPGWYITPESRTVRDVYRGLQAEFGKVDVYVDLHHQGACYVMPDDPDEFVTLSISGKFVDDPATTPGYEQYAADYDLDYSKRLNVAVYNALQGAANNRPLFGNVTLYPQDLHLPGTGLGSFALNGSGTVLFEVRGQTQTLGQQYRAALTRAVYIGLDGMLSAVASGRVNQLDPADYDAIPPRGPSIGSVIDDTRTVASH
- the aceA gene encoding isocitrate lyase encodes the protein MAETQKTQSARLEQEAAALEQEWKTNPRWRGVKRSYSAADVVRLRGSVVEEHTLARRGAEKLWNLLHTEDYVHALGALTGNQAVQQVRAGLKAIYLSGWQVAADANLAGQTYPDQSLYPANSVPAVVRRINNALMRADQISWAEGNTDIDWFAPIVADAEAGFGGPLNAFELMKGMIAAGAAGVHWEDQLASEKKCGHLGGKVLIPTKQHERTLNAARLASDVLNVPSLIVARTDAQAATLLTSDVDERDRKFLTGKRTSEGFYEVRNGIEPCIERGLAYAEYADLLWMETSTPDLEVARQFAEAIKDKYPDQMLAYNCSPSFNWKKHLDDATIAKFQRELGHMGYKFQFITLAGFHALNYSMFDLAKGYASDGMTAYVDLQEREFAAEERGYTATKHQREVGTGWFDLVSTTLNPESSTTALTGSTEEEQF